Part of the Paeniglutamicibacter sulfureus genome, AGGAGCGCGCCCTGGCCATCGCCCGCACGCTCGCCGCCGACCCTGAGATCCGGGCACAGGTGAAGGGCCATGCCGACGACGACAACTCGCTCGACGCCGCGGCCCTGCGCGCCGGGTACGTGCAGCGTGCGGCGGAGGCGGCGCGCACGCGCACCGGGGCCTTCTTCGTGGTGGTCACCGAGGACCGCGGGATCCGGCTGGCGCACCCCACCGAATCCCTGTTGGGCCAAAGGGTCTCCACCGATCCCGTCGCGCTGTCGGGCCAGGAATCGGTGTCCCGCGAGCACGGCACACTGGGCGAATCGGTGCGCGCCAAAGTGCCGGTCTTCGCGCCCGCTTCGGACACGGTGGTCGGGGAGGTCAGCGTCGGGGTCGGGATCCAGGAACTGGCGGCCCGGCTGCGCGTGGCCGGCTTCTGGGTGTTGGGGCTGGGGCTCGCCGCACTGGGCCTTTCCGCGGCGTCGACGCGCTGGCTGGTGCGCCGGCTCAAGGCCCAGACCCTGGGGCTGGAACCAGCCGAAATGGCGCAGCTGCTGCGGGACCGCGACGCAGTGCTCTACGGCGTGGCCGACGGCGTCATCGGCATCGGCCCCGACGGACGGGTGAGCGTGCGCAACCGGGCGGCGCGGATCATGCTGGGGCTGCCGCACCGCCACGAATCCTCCGACATCATCGGGCTGCCCTATACCGAGGCGAAGTTGCCCGCGCCGTTGGTTGCCGCCATCGCCACCTGCGACGGTGCAACGCTTCGCCTGGAAACCGAGCGCGCAGCGCTGGTCGCCACCGTCCACCCGGTGCGACGCGACGGCACCGACCTGGGCCAGGTGGTGTTGCTGCGCGATGTCACCACCATCGAGACCCTGGGCTCGCGGCTGGACGCGGTGGAGACCATGGCCTCGGCATTGCGCGCCCAGCGCCACGAATTCGCCAACCGGCTGCACACCATCTCCGGGCTGCTGCACCACGGGGACGTGGACGAGGCCCGCGACTACCTCGGCGAGGTCATCGCCTCCGGGCCGGTGCGCGAGCCGGTGCAGAACCTCGAGGCCATCGAGGACACCTACCTGCGGGCCTTCCTCGGGGCCAAGGGCGTCCAGGCGTACGAGCGCGGCGTGGTGCTGCGCGTGGGGGATGCCAGCGCGCTCTACGGAAGCCTCATCGACGCCCAGGACGCCACCGCGGTGCTGGGAAACCTGATCGACAACGCGCTGCGTGCGGCGGTGGAGGGCCCGGCCCCGCGCTGGGTCGAGGTCGACCTGCTGTCCGAGGGCTCCACGCTGCACCTGGCCGTCGCAGATTCCGGGACCGGAGTCGAACCCGGGCTCGACGTCTTCGCCGAAGGGGTCAGCACCGGGGCGCTGCCGGGCTCCCCGGAGCGCGGGCAGGGCGTGGGGCTGCCACTGGTGCGCCGCCTGGCGCGCACCCGCGGCGGCGAGGTCTGGATCGCGGATCCCGGCGGGGCCCGCGCGGACGGCGCGGGACCCGGGGACACCGAACATCGCACCGCCGGCGCCGTATTTGCCGCCCGCCTGCCCGGGGTGCTGTCCACCGATGCAGGATCTCCCGAAAGGACCAATGCACGATGAACGAGAACACCGACTACAAGGTCCTGGTCGTCGACGACGACTTCCGGGTGGCGGCGCTACACGCCGGCTACGTCGATTCGGTGCCGGGCTTCCGCGCCCTGGCGCCGGTGCACGATGCCCGCATGGTGCCGCGCGCCGTGGCCGAGCAGCAGCCGGATTTGCTGCTGCTGGACGTCTACCTGCCCCAGGGCTCGGGCCTGGACCTGCTGGCCACCCTCGACGTGGACGCCTTCGTGCTCTCGGCTGCCACCGAGGTCGATGCGGTGCGCACCGCCATCCGGCGCGGCGCGCTGGGATACCTGGTCAAGCCGTTCGACCCGAAGGTCCTTGCCTCGCGCCTTCGGGCCTACGCCCGCTACCGCCGGCAACTGGACACCGCAACCGGGCTGGACCAACAGGCCATCGACCGGGCGCAGCGCACGCTGCTGGCCGGTGAGGAAGGTGGCACGGCCGTGGCTACGCCCACCGAGCAGGCGGTGCTCGCCGCGGTTGCCGCCGCGGGGGAACCTGCCACCGTCATGCAGGTGGTCACCGCCGTGGGGATTTCCCGCGCCACGGCCCAGCGCTACCTGGCCAACCTGGTGCAGGCCGGATCGCTGCGCCTGGAGCTGGCCTATGGCAGCCGGGGCAGGCCCGAACACCGCTACCTGGTGCAGGGCTGAGGCCCCCTCCCTATTGCAGTTGCCCTGAAGGTTGGTCGACCAGTAGCGCCAAGGCGGCGGTCCAGTCGGAAATCGCGCAGCCGTCATGCAGGTCGAAGGTGCGCTCCACCGCCTGCCCGTCCCGCGTGCCCGTCACCCGTGCGATGGCCGGACCGCCGTATTGCTGGGTGCACATCCGCGTGGCGCCCGCCGCGGGCTCGGTGAGCAGCTGCGGGTGGGCATCCACCAGCGCGCAGGCCGCAGCGGCCCGCGGGTGGTTGCTCCGTTCCAGGGCGACGGGCCCGTCGCACAATAGGTGGAAGTGCGCGCTTTCAGCGTTTCCGTCGGCCCGGATCGAGATCTGCAGGTCGGTGTCCTGGCCCTGCCCCTGGCTGGAAGTCGACGCGCTCGGCGATCCGCCGGTTCCGCCGCCGCCGGCGCACCCGGAAAGCAACGCGACGGCACCAAGGAGCAGCGCGGGGAGAAGCGAATGGTTCCTGTGCCGCATGGAGTTGCCCTCCAATCATGCGTCGGCCGCCGGTGGCGGCCGGTACCTCTAAGTCTGTGGCAACGGCAGTGATTGGGCAACGGCCAGTAGGCGATCGCGCAGCACCTGCGCCCGATCGGCAAAGTCCTTCTGCAAGCGAACGTACTCGGCCTTGCCCGCGGGAGTCTCGATGGCGATGGGCCGGTGGCCCCAGTCGGCCAGGTCGTAGGGAGAGGCCTGCATGTCCATGGTGCGGATGTCCCACGCCAGTTCGAAGCAGTCCATGACCAAGTCGCTCGGCACCGCGGGGGTCAGCTTGTACGCCCACTTGTACAGGTCCATGTTGGCGTGCAGGCACCCGGGCTGCTCGAGGTCCCGCTGGGTTTCACGGGTTGGCTGCAATTCATTGAGCGGCACGGCCTCGGGGGTGTAGAACCTGAACGCATCGAAGTGGGTGCAGCGGATCTTGTGCTCCTGGACCACCGCATCGGTTCCCGCAGAACCCAGGCGCAGGGGCAGGTATTCGTGCCTGATCCCGTTGTCGGCCGATTTGTAGGCCATGGCCCATTCGTGCAGGCCGAAGCATGCGAAATTGGCCGCTCGGGTGGCTGTTCCGGCCAGGATGATGTTGGCGAACCGGATCGCCTCCGTGCGGGTTTGCGCAAACGCCTCGAGGTCCACCGTGTAGCCGCGCTCGCCGGTCGACTCGTCAACGACTTCGCGATAGAACTTCCAGTCTCTGCGTTCCGTGGCGCTCTCCCCGGATAGCACCACGCCGGGCCCCGGATGCCAGCGATAGAGCTGCCCAGGCTTCTGTGTGTAATAGGTAAAGAGGAAGTCCTCGATCGGGTGCTTCTGGCGCTTCATCCTGCGCTCCGTGAACGGTTCGCCAAAACGCTTTGCGCGCACCTGATGAGCGGCGGCGGACGACAGCCACTGCTCTTCGGGCAGCCAGACAAGCGAGGAGGAGAGCATCCATTCATTATCGCCGCGCCGACCGGGAAACCCTTAATTCTTGAATCACACCCTCCGATTCAGCGACCTTTGTCAAGAATCCCGCGCAGGATTGTGGACAACCATAAAGCGCATTTGACATGAGCCTTTGGGGTAATTTTCTTTGTTTTTTGCCCTTCTTTTCGAAGGTTTTCGGGCGTAGAATGGAGGTATGTTCGATGAATATCCCAGCGGATATTCCATAGACGAACCTCCCGACGAATACTTTCCTGTCGCACCCGCACCCGCACCCGTGGCCTGCCTCCCGCCCGTGCCGGGGCGATGCCACGAGGATGACCTGGCGTTCCTGAGATACGTGCGCGACGGGTTGGCGGCCCTGGACACGGATGGCACCGCCAAGGAACATCACGAAAAGATCGCCCTGGCCGAGGAGATCAAGAGCGCCGCGGCCGGCGCCCAGGTCATATCCGCAACCCTCATGGAAGCCGACGTCGTGGCCCGGCGCACCGAGGCCGGCGTGCGGGAAAACAACCCGTCCTACGGGGTCGGGGCACAAGTCGCCCTGGCACGCCGCGAATCCCCGGAACAGGGCAGGGCCTTCCTGGGCTTATCCGGCCGCCTGGTCTCGGACCTGCCATTCACCCTCATTGCCCTGGTGCGCGGCAAGATCGGCGAGTCCCAGGCGCGGACCATTGACCGCGAAACCGCGAACCTGCCTTCGGCGCAGCGCGGCGAGATCGACGCGGCACTGCTTCGCGATCCGGAAGGGCTCAAGGGCCTGTGCGTGCGTGCCGTCGTCGACCGGGTCCGCCGGCTCGCCTACGCATACGATAGCTCCGACGCGCTGACGCGCCTGGAAGAGGCCAAGTCCTGTCGGTACCTCGCGGTGTTCCCGGCCCGGGACGCGATGATGCAGGTCGCCGGGATGCTCTCTGTCGAGGACGGGCTGGCGATCCGCCAGGCCCTCACCCTCGAAGTTGACAGGCTCAAGGCGGCCGGGGACACCCGGACACGGGCCCAAATCATGGTCGACGTCGCGGTGGACCGGATCACCGGCAGGTCCACCGCTGAAGGAACCCAGCTCATGTTGTACCTGGCGATGTCCGACCGGACCTTGCTCCAGGGCGGCAGCGAGCCGGCGTTCCTAGAAGGCTACGGCACTGTCCCCTCCACCTGGGCCAGGAACCTGGTCGGCGGACGCGAACCGCAGGACCGGGAACGCCGCCGCTCCCAGGTGGCCCTGAAGCGGCTCTACACCCACCCCGACACCGGGGCCCTAGTGGGCATGGACTCACGCTCCCGCCAATTTCCCAAGGCGCTCAAGGACCTGATCCGCATCCGCGACCAGTACTGCCGCACACCCTACTGCAACGCACCGATCAAGCACTTCGACCACGTGGTCCAACACAGCCGCGGCGGACCGACCAACGAAGCCAACAGTGCCGGACGATGCGCCGCCTGCAACCAGACAAAGGAACAGACCGGCTGGGAAGAACAAGTGCTGGACACCGGCGGGCGGCACACCATCCTGATCACCACCCCCACCGGGGCCCAATACACCTCCACGGCACCCGCCCTGCCCGGCACCCCCGCCTGAACACCGCAGAGTTCCGCCGCCGCACCACGCCCACCACCAAAAACGGTCCGCAGCACCGAAGGCACGCCCCTTGGCGTGCCCCGGTGCCACGGACCGCGTGGCGTTAAGGCATATGTACCTTAGCGGCCGGTGCCGCCGTAGACCGTTGCCTCGTCCTCAGCATCCAAGTCGAATGCCGCGTGGATGGCTCGCACCGCGGCATCGAGCTTGTTGGCGTCGGTGACGATGGAGATTCGGATTTCCGAGGTGGAGATCATGTCCACGTTCACGCCGGCCTGGTGCAGGGCCTCGAAGAACGTGAAGGAAACGCCCGGGTTTGAACGCATACCTGCCCCGATGAGCGAAAGCTTGCCAACGTTCTCGTTGTAGGAGATGTCCTCGAAGCCGATTTCCTCCTGGGCGGATCGCAGGGCCTCCTTGACTTGCTTGCCATCGACCATGGGAAGCGTAAAGGAGATATCTGTGCGGCCCGAACCTGAAGTCGAGAAGTTCTGGACGATCATGTCGATGTTGGCGTGGGCGCCGGCAATGACCCGAAAAATCTGTGCGGCCTTGCCGGGGATGTCGGGCACGCCAACAATCGTGACCTTGGCTTCGGAGCGGTCGTGGGCGACACCGGAAATGATGGGCTGTTCCAAGGGTTCTCCCTCTTGAATCTTGATCTGGTCATCGGGGCTGGGCATAACCCAGGTTCCCTCATTGGTGCTGAACGAGGACCGCACGTGAAGCGGAACCCCGAAACGACGCGCATATTCAACGCAACGCAGGTGAAGGATTTTGGCGCCGGAGGCGGCCATCTCCAGCATTTCCTCGCTGGAAATGGTGTCGATCTTGCGGGCCGCCGGAACCACGCGGGGATCGGCGGTGTAGATGCCATCGACATCGGTGTAGATCTCACAGACATCGGCACCCAGTGCGGCGGCAAGCGCCACCGCGGTGGTGTCCGAACCGCCGCGACCCATGGTCGTGATGTCGTTCGATTCCTTGCTCATGCCCTGGAACCCGGCGACGATGGCGACGTAGCCGCGATCGATGGCGCGGCGCACGCGCTGCGGCGAAACCTCAATGATGCGTGCCTTGCCGTGGATGGCATCGGTCATCATGCCGGCCTGTGAGCCAGTGAAGGAAGCCGCCTTGGCACCCAGGCCGTCGATGGCCATGGCCAGCAGGGCCATGGAGATGCGTTCGCCTGCAGACAGGAGCATGTCCATCTCGCGGGCGGGGGCATCTTCGGTCAGTTGTTCGGCGAGGTCGAGTAGTTCATCGGTGGTGTCGCCCATGGCGGAAACCACCACGACGACATCGTGGCCGGCGGACTTGGTGTCAATAATCCGACGGGCAACACGTTTGATGCCTTCGGCATCTGAAACGGAAGATCCGCCGAATTTCTGGACAATCAGGCTCATGCGTCAGCACACTCCATGGGACGGGAACAGGTGGGACTTCAAAGGGCGCGACAATAATTGGCCCAACCCCCATATTAGCCATTGTGATGCACCGGGACGCCAATGCGTGACCGATCTAGGTCATAAAGGGTGGTTTGGCTGGTCTATTTGCTCGGTTTGGTGTCGGCGAGGTCACCTCGTCCGGAAGACTGGTCGGCCCCACGCGGCGAGGGGGTCATTTGGTAACGGATTGGACGAAAGCGTGATTTGAGCAGCTTGCCAAGCCGGTATTGCCGGCTCGTCGCCGGGGCTTCCAACCCGCCTTGGCGCTGGGCGCCGGGGCGATGGCGCGCACCTTGCCGGGGCCAGCGCATAAGCTGGACGAAAGCGACCAAGTATGAAGATGAACGCAAAGGACGGCAGGCCCTTGGCAGTCGATAAATCCCATCGCCCGGAAATGGACGACGACGATGCCGTGCATGGGGGTGTCCAATCGGTGGACCGCGCCCTGGCCATCCTGGAAATCCTCGGCCGGGACGGAAGTTCCGGGGTCGGCGAAGTTGCCGAAGAACTGCAGATCCACAAGTCCACGGCTTCCAGGCTCTTGGGCTCGCTGCTGGCCCGCGGCATGGTGCAGCAGAACACCAATCGGGGAAAATACGAGCTGGGATTCGGCATCCTGAAGCTGGCCAGCACCATTCCAGGCCGGCTTTCACTGGTGGCTCTGGCCCGCCCGGTCATTGAGGCCTTGGCCGAGCAGTACAAAGAGACTGTCAACCTTGCCGTGCTGCGCGAGGAATACGCGGTGAACGTGGACCAGGCCATGGGCCCTTCGACCCTGGCGACATATGACTGGCTGGGCAGCCTCACCCCCCTGCATGCGACCTCCAGCGGCAAGGTCCTGTTGGCGGGCCTCAGCTCCGATGAACGGGGGCGGATCCTGAAAGCCACCAAGCTTCCTCAGCGCACCGCCAAAACCATTCGGACCCGGACGGCTCTGGAAAAAGAACTGCTTCAGGTCGTGAAGGACGGTTACGCTCAGGCGCTCGAGGAGTTCGAGATGGGCATCAATTCCTATGCGGCGCCAGTGCGCAACCACCTCGGCGTGGTCGTTGGTGCCATCAGCATCTCGGGCCCTGCCTTCCGCTTCGCCCCCGAAATGGAGCCCGGTCTGCTGGAGGGGCTCAAACAGGCAGGACTGCAGGTCAGCGCGTCGCTTGGCTACACCGCCGGCTGAGGCTCGCCGGTCGATGATGTCGGCGCACTCCGTGCGCTGCTGACGACGTGCCGGGCTGCATGACCGACGATGGCCTTCCATCTGGCCATCGCGTCGTGGTCGATACCACGGTCATCAACCGAGGTTTGTGATGCCAGGGTCCTGGCTCGCACCAAGTCTCCCGGGCGAATCCCGGAAGATCCCATGATGTCGTCCTGGAGGGACGGCCTCCCTTCCCTGCCCTCATGCGGCGCCCGGGTTCCCGATCTATCCGTACCAGAGAAATTGGACTCCGTGACCTTTCCCGGGGTGATTCGCGTACGGCGGAGATGCAATCGCAGTGGTCCTGCGAATGGCCGCAGATGATCATCAGCCGGCTGGCTAACCCCTGACTTCGGGGCATTCGGGAAGTCGGTTCGATTTGTACTGGGACCTCTGTTTCCCAATTGCGTAATAAACATCAAGCATCTGTAGGCGCAACTCTTCTACTGTTACGCCAATGCGTCGCCTGGGCCAGGTTCCACAACAAAGGGGTGATTCCGGTGTGGCGCGACGCAGGGCGGCCCCAGAGTCGGGATGGCCGGAAGGAAAAAGACCTAAACCTCTTGACACCCTTCTGTGGCGTGCGCCACAGTTGTTGCACAGGGCGAAGGCTGTTGATCATAGCGAGACTGAATCGCCGCCGAACCATCGAACGAAACAGCCGAAAGGAAGTCGATGCGCGATGCACGAAGCCTGTCCATCGAAACGGTTGTCCCGCAGTGGCGCCCTTCTGGACAAGCCGGCCCTGATTGCCGCAATGCCTATCGACGGCGCTGGGCTGCTCGCCAGCTACTGCACCTGAACGCAGGAGGCCCCTGTTCACCCGGTTGCAGGCTCGCATCCAATACGCCACGGTCTTGCAAAGCTCCACCACGGGCGACGAAGCCACTCCGATGCCCCGATTTCCAGGACTGCAATCCCGCGGGATAGCGGTTCT contains:
- a CDS encoding HNH endonuclease, coding for MFDEYPSGYSIDEPPDEYFPVAPAPAPVACLPPVPGRCHEDDLAFLRYVRDGLAALDTDGTAKEHHEKIALAEEIKSAAAGAQVISATLMEADVVARRTEAGVRENNPSYGVGAQVALARRESPEQGRAFLGLSGRLVSDLPFTLIALVRGKIGESQARTIDRETANLPSAQRGEIDAALLRDPEGLKGLCVRAVVDRVRRLAYAYDSSDALTRLEEAKSCRYLAVFPARDAMMQVAGMLSVEDGLAIRQALTLEVDRLKAAGDTRTRAQIMVDVAVDRITGRSTAEGTQLMLYLAMSDRTLLQGGSEPAFLEGYGTVPSTWARNLVGGREPQDRERRRSQVALKRLYTHPDTGALVGMDSRSRQFPKALKDLIRIRDQYCRTPYCNAPIKHFDHVVQHSRGGPTNEANSAGRCAACNQTKEQTGWEEQVLDTGGRHTILITTPTGAQYTSTAPALPGTPA
- a CDS encoding IclR family transcriptional regulator, translating into MDDDDAVHGGVQSVDRALAILEILGRDGSSGVGEVAEELQIHKSTASRLLGSLLARGMVQQNTNRGKYELGFGILKLASTIPGRLSLVALARPVIEALAEQYKETVNLAVLREEYAVNVDQAMGPSTLATYDWLGSLTPLHATSSGKVLLAGLSSDERGRILKATKLPQRTAKTIRTRTALEKELLQVVKDGYAQALEEFEMGINSYAAPVRNHLGVVVGAISISGPAFRFAPEMEPGLLEGLKQAGLQVSASLGYTAG
- a CDS encoding aspartate kinase, with translation MSLIVQKFGGSSVSDAEGIKRVARRIIDTKSAGHDVVVVVSAMGDTTDELLDLAEQLTEDAPAREMDMLLSAGERISMALLAMAIDGLGAKAASFTGSQAGMMTDAIHGKARIIEVSPQRVRRAIDRGYVAIVAGFQGMSKESNDITTMGRGGSDTTAVALAAALGADVCEIYTDVDGIYTADPRVVPAARKIDTISSEEMLEMAASGAKILHLRCVEYARRFGVPLHVRSSFSTNEGTWVMPSPDDQIKIQEGEPLEQPIISGVAHDRSEAKVTIVGVPDIPGKAAQIFRVIAGAHANIDMIVQNFSTSGSGRTDISFTLPMVDGKQVKEALRSAQEEIGFEDISYNENVGKLSLIGAGMRSNPGVSFTFFEALHQAGVNVDMISTSEIRISIVTDANKLDAAVRAIHAAFDLDAEDEATVYGGTGR
- a CDS encoding 3-methyladenine DNA glycosylase, which encodes MLSSSLVWLPEEQWLSSAAAHQVRAKRFGEPFTERRMKRQKHPIEDFLFTYYTQKPGQLYRWHPGPGVVLSGESATERRDWKFYREVVDESTGERGYTVDLEAFAQTRTEAIRFANIILAGTATRAANFACFGLHEWAMAYKSADNGIRHEYLPLRLGSAGTDAVVQEHKIRCTHFDAFRFYTPEAVPLNELQPTRETQRDLEQPGCLHANMDLYKWAYKLTPAVPSDLVMDCFELAWDIRTMDMQASPYDLADWGHRPIAIETPAGKAEYVRLQKDFADRAQVLRDRLLAVAQSLPLPQT
- a CDS encoding sensor histidine kinase, which codes for MPQEPKPSRGFAARIMGLQFAVVGMMILAAAAGAMWVTVERVNEQAQERALAIARTLAADPEIRAQVKGHADDDNSLDAAALRAGYVQRAAEAARTRTGAFFVVVTEDRGIRLAHPTESLLGQRVSTDPVALSGQESVSREHGTLGESVRAKVPVFAPASDTVVGEVSVGVGIQELAARLRVAGFWVLGLGLAALGLSAASTRWLVRRLKAQTLGLEPAEMAQLLRDRDAVLYGVADGVIGIGPDGRVSVRNRAARIMLGLPHRHESSDIIGLPYTEAKLPAPLVAAIATCDGATLRLETERAALVATVHPVRRDGTDLGQVVLLRDVTTIETLGSRLDAVETMASALRAQRHEFANRLHTISGLLHHGDVDEARDYLGEVIASGPVREPVQNLEAIEDTYLRAFLGAKGVQAYERGVVLRVGDASALYGSLIDAQDATAVLGNLIDNALRAAVEGPAPRWVEVDLLSEGSTLHLAVADSGTGVEPGLDVFAEGVSTGALPGSPERGQGVGLPLVRRLARTRGGEVWIADPGGARADGAGPGDTEHRTAGAVFAARLPGVLSTDAGSPERTNAR
- a CDS encoding response regulator gives rise to the protein MNENTDYKVLVVDDDFRVAALHAGYVDSVPGFRALAPVHDARMVPRAVAEQQPDLLLLDVYLPQGSGLDLLATLDVDAFVLSAATEVDAVRTAIRRGALGYLVKPFDPKVLASRLRAYARYRRQLDTATGLDQQAIDRAQRTLLAGEEGGTAVATPTEQAVLAAVAAAGEPATVMQVVTAVGISRATAQRYLANLVQAGSLRLELAYGSRGRPEHRYLVQG